The Triticum dicoccoides isolate Atlit2015 ecotype Zavitan chromosome 6A, WEW_v2.0, whole genome shotgun sequence genome has a window encoding:
- the LOC119317220 gene encoding pyridoxine/pyridoxamine 5'-phosphate oxidase 1, chloroplastic-like isoform X1: protein MLTAACKFRNKSGLASTTRVMPFFLSTSATVTPLCPPPSPYPSPHFRLPYLPRRGLAFLAAAASPRTLPPTPRQAMASLATSTAAAAAAEVTHLSQRDAADIDEQLMGPLGFSVDQLMELAGLSVATAVAEVYKLSEHTRVLIICGPGNNGGDGLVAARHLYHFGYKPFVCYPKRTAKPLYSGLVTQLESLAIPFVPVEDLPQDLSGQYDIVIDAMFGFSFHGAPRPPFDDLIQMLVSLSVIGDSAKRPPIVSVDIPSGWHVEEGDVSGGGIKPDMLVSLTAPKLCAKKFTGPHHFLGGRFVPPPISSKYGLELPPYPGTSMCVRIGKVPSVDISSLRENYISPELLETQVMPNPFDQFRTWFDEAVTAGLREPNAMALTTVNKAGKPSSRMVLLKGVDKQGFVWYTNYGSQKAHDLSENSNAALLFYWNEMNRQVRVEGSVQKVSEEESEKYFHSRPRGSQLGAIVSKQSTVISGREVLQQAYKELEQKYSDGSFIPKPDYWGGYRLTPNLFEFWQGQQSRLHDRYVLYICHLIINFDFVKNPCLNICEHVNVVLNTILFYINRLQYSQRELGGSTEWHIQRLSP from the exons ATGCTGACCGCCGCGTGCAAGTTCCGCAACAAATCCGGCCTCGCCAGCACCACCCGTGTTATGCCCTTCTTCCTCTCCACCTCCGCCACCGTCACTCCGCTCTGCCCTCCTCCGTCCCCATACCCTAGCCCCCACTTCCGCCTCCCTTACTTGCCCCGCCGCGGtctcgccttcctcgccgccgctgcgtcgccgcgGACCCTGCCCCCCACGCCCAGGCAGGCCATGGCGTCGCTGGCGACGTcgacggcggccgccgccgccgcggaggtGACGCACCTCTCGCAGCGCGATGCCGCGGATATCGACGAGCAACTCATGGGCCCCCTCGGTTTCAGCGTCGACCAGCTCATG GAGCTCGCTGGGCTAAGCGTCGCTACGGCCGTCGCGGAG GTTTATAAGTTGAGTGAACATACAAGGGTTCTTATCATCTGTGGTCCGGGAAATAATGGTGGTGATGGTCTGGTTGCTGCTCGGCATCTTTATCATTTTGGATACAAGCCCTTTGTTTGTTATCCAAAACGTACGGCAAAACCTCTGTATTCTGGTCTTGTTACTCAG CTTGAATCGCTGGCTATCCCGTTTGTGCCTGTTGAAGACCTACCTCAGGATTTATCAGGGCAGTATGACATTGTTATTGATGCGATGTTTGGTTTCTCATTTCATG GAGCACCCCGGCCACCCTTTGATGATCTTATCCAAATGCTTGTTTCATTGAGTGTTATTGGTGATTCAGCGAAAAGACCGCCAATTGTTTCTGTTGATATCCCTTCTGGGTGGCATGTAGAGGAGGGAGATGTCAGTGGAGGAGGAATTAAGCCTGATATGCTG GTATCATTGACCGCACCAAAGCTCTGTGCCAAAAAATTTACTGGACCCCACCATTTCCTAGGGGGTAGGTTTGTTCCGCCTCCCATTTCGAGCAAATATGGGCTTGAACTTCCTCCATATCCTGGAACCTCCATGTGTGTGAGAATTGGAAAAGTGCCGTCAGTTGACATTTCATCTCTCAGGGAGAATTATATTTCCCCGGAACTTCTTGAGACTCAAGTGATGCCTAATCCGTTCGACCAG TTTCGTACTTGGTTTGATGAAGCAGTTACTGCTGGCCTGCGCGAACCTAATGCCATGGCTTTAACAACTGTCAATAAAGCGGGAAAGCc TTCTTCAAGAATGGTTCTTTTAAAAGGCGTTGATAAGCAGGGATTCGTTTG GTACACAAATTACGGTAGCCAAAAAGCACATGATTTATCGGAAAATTCAAATGCGGCACTTCTTTTCTACTGGAATGAGATGAACCGACAG GTTAGAGTAGAAGGGTCGGTTCAGAAGGTCTCAGAAGAAGAATCTGAGAAGTATTTCCACAGCCGCCCACGTGGAAGTCAGCTTGGTGCAATTGTTAGCAAGCAG AGCACTGTCATTTCTGGAAGAGAAGTTCTCCAACAAGCGTACAAGGAATTGGAGCAAAAATATTCTGACGG TAGCTTCATCCCAAAACCCGATTACTGGGGTGGCTACAGGTTGACACCAAATCTTTTTGAGTTCTGGCAAGGCCAGCAGTCTCGTCTGCATGACCGGTATGTTCTGTACATTTGTCATTTGATTATCAATTTTGATTTTGTCAAAAACCCTTGTTTGAATATCTGTGAACATGTCAATGTAGTTTTGAACACAATACTTTTTTATATAAACAGGCTACAGTATTCACAGCGAGAATTAGGTGGGAGTACAGAATGGCACATCCAAAGGTTGTCCCCTTGA
- the LOC119314441 gene encoding beta-1,3-galactosyltransferase GALT1-like, giving the protein MWTTKQLCIAVLITFFSPLIVRHLILNSPISGTSRYQILHANPLAWLSNRVDADAPTANPANAQVVSLPADDSSSLDPNPRNSSARVVSSPADDSSNLDPRNSSTERLHWLNTWNHMKQLTNVSTGLPHATKAIKDARTAWENLMATVQNATSPGIEKGRLCPYSVHRMDASKSAGGHFTMDIPCGLVVGSSITVIGTPGSLSGNFWIDLVGTALPGEPEEPIVLRYGVRLTGDKLAQGPVIVQNAFTASNGWGFEDRCPSGHSNNATQVDDLERCNSMVGREEKSIKNSTHHAGPKQGGKPSTYFPFKQGYLAITTLRIALEGIHMTVDGKHITSFAYRAGSEPWFGTQVRISGDFKLASAIASGLPTSEDLENSLDLDMLKSSPIPDGKDLDLLIGIFSTANNFKRRMAIRRTWMQYDAVRNGTVAVRFFVGLTNAVSAKYLMKTDDDAFVRVHEIYSSVKQLNVSNGLLYGRINSDSGPHRNSESKWYISPEEWPEERYPPWAHGPGYVVSEDIAKTINIWYKTSRLKMFKLEDVAMGIWVDEMKKGGLPVRYETDTRIHTDGCKEGYIVAHYQQPRNMLCIWETLLRTNQAMCCN; this is encoded by the exons ATGTGGACAACAAAGCAGCTCTGCATCGCAGTTCTGATCACCTTCTTTTCTCCGCTTATCGTGCGACATTTGATATTGAACAGCCCCATATCAGGAACATCCCGCTATCAAATTCTCCATGCCAATCCCCTTGCATGGCTCAGCAACCGAGTGGACGCAGATGCACCAACAGCCAATCCGGCGAATGCGCAGGTGGTATCATTACCAGCAGATGATTCAAGCAGCCTGGATCCCA ATCCCAGAAATTCCTCTGCAAGGGTGGTATCATCACCAGCGGATGATTCAAGCAACCTGGATCCTAGAAACTCCTCGACTGAAAGACTACACTGGCTAAACACATGGAACCATATGAAGCAGCTAACCAACGTATCCACGGGCCTTCCCCATGCGACTAAAGCGATCAAAGATGCAAGAACCGCATGGGAAAACTTGATGGCAACGGTTCAAAATGCAACTTCTCCGGGAATAGAGAAGGGGAGGCTCTGCCCATACTCAGTTCACAGAATGGACGCTTCCAAGTCGGCGGGCGGTCACTTTACCATGGACATACCGTGTGGGCTTGTCGTTGGTTCTTCCATAACTGTCATAGGCACTCCTGGCAGCCTGTCTGGTAACTTTTGGATTGATCTTGTCGGGACGGCACTCCCGGGGGAACCTGAAGAACCCATTGTGTTGCGGTACGGTGTTCGTCTAACCGGCGATAAACTTGCTCAAGGTCCGGTCATAGTGCAGAACGCCTTCACTGCAAGTAATGGCTGGGGTTTTGAGGATCGTTGTCCCAGCGGCCACTCCAACAATGCAACTCAAG TGGATGATTTGGAGAGATGTAATTCCATGGTGGGCAGAGAAGAAAAGAGCATAAAGAACTCTACACATCACGCTGGTCCCAAGCAAGGTGGAAAACCAAGCACATATTTTCCTTTTAAGCAGGGATACCTTGCTATCACAACTCTCCGGATAGCGCTAGAAGGAATCCATATGACGGTTGACGGGAAACATATTACTTCATTCGCATACAGAGCG GGCTCCGAACCTTGGTTTGGTACTCAAGTAAGGATTTCTGGTGACTTCAAGCTAGCAAGTGCCATTGCAAGTGGACTGCctacctccgaagacttggaaaatAGCCTCGATCTTGATATGCTGAAGTCATCACCTATTCCAGACGGCAAAGATCTCGACCTTCTGATCGGCATCTTCTCAACAGCAAACAACTTCAAGCGTAGAATGGCGATTCGAAGGACGTGGATGCAATATGATGCAGTGCGTAACGGAACAGTTGCGGTCCGATTTTTCGTTGGCCTG ACCAATGCTGTGTCAGCCAAGTATCTGATGAAAACAGACGATGATGCTTTTGTTCGAGTGCACGAAATCTACTCCTCGGTAAAACAGTTGAATGTCAGCAACGGTCTGCTCTATGGTCGCATCAATTCAGATTCAGGTCCTCACAGAAATAGTGAAAGCAAGTGGTACATAAGCCCGGAG GAATGGCCTGAAGAGAGATACCCACCATGGGCTCATGGACCAGGATATGTGGTTTCAGAAGACATTGCAAAGACAATCAACATTTGGTATAAAACAAGTCGTCTGAAG ATGTTCAAACTAGAAGATGTGGCAATGGGCATATGGGTTGACGAAATGAAGAAGGGCGGTTTACCCGTGAGATACGAAACAGATACGAGGATTCACACTGATGGTTGTAAGGAGGGGTACAttgttgctcactatcaacaaccAAGGAATATGCTATGCATATGGGAGACACTCCTAAGGACAAATCAAGCAATGTGCTGCAACTAA
- the LOC119317220 gene encoding pyridoxine/pyridoxamine 5'-phosphate oxidase 1, chloroplastic-like isoform X2 codes for MLTAACKFRNKSGLASTTRVMPFFLSTSATVTPLCPPPSPYPSPHFRLPYLPRRGLAFLAAAASPRTLPPTPRQAMASLATSTAAAAAAEVTHLSQRDAADIDEQLMGPLGFSVDQLMELAGLSVATAVAEVYKLSEHTRVLIICGPGNNGGDGLVAARHLYHFGYKPFVCYPKRTAKPLYSGLVTQLESLAIPFVPVEDLPQDLSGQYDIVIDAMFGFSFHGAPRPPFDDLIQMLVSLSVIGDSAKRPPIVSVDIPSGWHVEEGDVSGGGIKPDMLVSLTAPKLCAKKFTGPHHFLGGRFVPPPISSKYGLELPPYPGTSMCVRIGKVPSVDISSLRENYISPELLETQVMPNPFDQFRTWFDEAVTAGLREPNAMALTTVNKAGKPSSRMVLLKGVDKQGFVWYTNYGSQKAHDLSENSNAALLFYWNEMNRQVRVEGSVQKVSEEESEKYFHSRPRGSQLGAIVSKQSTVISGREVLQQAYKELEQKYSDGSFIPKPDYWGGYRLTPNLFEFWQGQQSRLHDRLQYSQRELGGSTEWHIQRLSP; via the exons ATGCTGACCGCCGCGTGCAAGTTCCGCAACAAATCCGGCCTCGCCAGCACCACCCGTGTTATGCCCTTCTTCCTCTCCACCTCCGCCACCGTCACTCCGCTCTGCCCTCCTCCGTCCCCATACCCTAGCCCCCACTTCCGCCTCCCTTACTTGCCCCGCCGCGGtctcgccttcctcgccgccgctgcgtcgccgcgGACCCTGCCCCCCACGCCCAGGCAGGCCATGGCGTCGCTGGCGACGTcgacggcggccgccgccgccgcggaggtGACGCACCTCTCGCAGCGCGATGCCGCGGATATCGACGAGCAACTCATGGGCCCCCTCGGTTTCAGCGTCGACCAGCTCATG GAGCTCGCTGGGCTAAGCGTCGCTACGGCCGTCGCGGAG GTTTATAAGTTGAGTGAACATACAAGGGTTCTTATCATCTGTGGTCCGGGAAATAATGGTGGTGATGGTCTGGTTGCTGCTCGGCATCTTTATCATTTTGGATACAAGCCCTTTGTTTGTTATCCAAAACGTACGGCAAAACCTCTGTATTCTGGTCTTGTTACTCAG CTTGAATCGCTGGCTATCCCGTTTGTGCCTGTTGAAGACCTACCTCAGGATTTATCAGGGCAGTATGACATTGTTATTGATGCGATGTTTGGTTTCTCATTTCATG GAGCACCCCGGCCACCCTTTGATGATCTTATCCAAATGCTTGTTTCATTGAGTGTTATTGGTGATTCAGCGAAAAGACCGCCAATTGTTTCTGTTGATATCCCTTCTGGGTGGCATGTAGAGGAGGGAGATGTCAGTGGAGGAGGAATTAAGCCTGATATGCTG GTATCATTGACCGCACCAAAGCTCTGTGCCAAAAAATTTACTGGACCCCACCATTTCCTAGGGGGTAGGTTTGTTCCGCCTCCCATTTCGAGCAAATATGGGCTTGAACTTCCTCCATATCCTGGAACCTCCATGTGTGTGAGAATTGGAAAAGTGCCGTCAGTTGACATTTCATCTCTCAGGGAGAATTATATTTCCCCGGAACTTCTTGAGACTCAAGTGATGCCTAATCCGTTCGACCAG TTTCGTACTTGGTTTGATGAAGCAGTTACTGCTGGCCTGCGCGAACCTAATGCCATGGCTTTAACAACTGTCAATAAAGCGGGAAAGCc TTCTTCAAGAATGGTTCTTTTAAAAGGCGTTGATAAGCAGGGATTCGTTTG GTACACAAATTACGGTAGCCAAAAAGCACATGATTTATCGGAAAATTCAAATGCGGCACTTCTTTTCTACTGGAATGAGATGAACCGACAG GTTAGAGTAGAAGGGTCGGTTCAGAAGGTCTCAGAAGAAGAATCTGAGAAGTATTTCCACAGCCGCCCACGTGGAAGTCAGCTTGGTGCAATTGTTAGCAAGCAG AGCACTGTCATTTCTGGAAGAGAAGTTCTCCAACAAGCGTACAAGGAATTGGAGCAAAAATATTCTGACGG TAGCTTCATCCCAAAACCCGATTACTGGGGTGGCTACAGGTTGACACCAAATCTTTTTGAGTTCTGGCAAGGCCAGCAGTCTCGTCTGCATGACCG GCTACAGTATTCACAGCGAGAATTAGGTGGGAGTACAGAATGGCACATCCAAAGGTTGTCCCCTTGA